The following coding sequences are from one Gossypium hirsutum isolate 1008001.06 chromosome A12, Gossypium_hirsutum_v2.1, whole genome shotgun sequence window:
- the LOC107912224 gene encoding 14 kDa proline-rich protein DC2.15 — protein MASKRSASMALFLALNILFFSLVSATCRSCSSSGSNPIPTPTPSARGRCPRDALKLGVCAKVLSLVNVTVGSPPVMPCCSLLNGLVDLEAAACLCTAIRANVLGLNLNVPVSLSLLLNVCSRNVPTGFQC, from the coding sequence ATGGCTTCAAAAAGATCAGCTTCCATGGCCCTCTTTTTAGCACTCAacattcttttcttttccctaGTCAGTGCTACTTGTCGATCTTGCTCTTCTTCCGGCTCTAATCCCATCCCCACCCCCACTCCATCTGCACGAGGTAGGTGTCCCAGGGATGCTCTTAAATTAGGTGTATGTGCCAAAGTGCTTAGCTTAGTCAATGTCACTGTTGGTTCACCCCCAGTGATGCCATGTTGTTCCCTTCTCAATGGTCTCGTTGACCTTGAAGCTGCCGCTTGCCTTTGCACCGCTATCAGAGCTAACGTCTTAGGCCTCAACCTTAATGTCCCAGTTTCCCTTAGCTTGCTTCTCAACGTTTGCTCAAGGAATGTTCCTACTGGCTTCCAATGCTAA